One genomic segment of Kiritimatiella glycovorans includes these proteins:
- the rplI gene encoding 50S ribosomal protein L9 codes for MAKEVILLERVENLGIEGDVVRVADGYARNYLVPRGLAAPVTEGRRRQIENKRRERLRQMREELEAARELAEKIDGMDCTVLVKTGDQGQLFGSVNAQLIADKVREEKGIELDRKQIVLEDPIRELGVFDVAVDLHPEVQPKLKVWVVEE; via the coding sequence ATGGCGAAAGAAGTCATTTTACTCGAGCGGGTCGAGAACCTCGGGATTGAGGGCGACGTCGTCCGCGTGGCGGACGGATATGCGCGCAATTACCTGGTGCCCCGCGGACTGGCCGCTCCGGTCACGGAAGGCCGCAGACGACAGATCGAGAACAAGCGCCGCGAACGGCTCCGGCAGATGCGGGAGGAACTCGAGGCGGCCAGGGAACTCGCGGAAAAGATCGACGGCATGGACTGCACGGTGCTCGTGAAGACGGGCGACCAGGGTCAGCTGTTCGGCTCGGTGAACGCCCAGCTGATCGCCGACAAGGTGCGGGAAGAAAAAGGCATCGAACTGGACCGCAAACAGATCGTGCTCGAGGATCCGATCCGCGAACTCGGGGTCTTCGATGTCGCGGTCGACCTTCACCCCGAAGTGCAGCCTAAGCTCAAGGTGTGGGTGGTCGAGGAATGA
- the rpsR gene encoding 30S ribosomal protein S18, which yields MAQELRNVEEIDYKDAELLRKFMTEEGKITPRRITGATAAQQRQLKRAIRRARNMGLVP from the coding sequence ATGGCGCAGGAATTGCGTAACGTGGAAGAAATCGATTACAAGGACGCGGAGCTGCTCCGGAAGTTCATGACGGAGGAGGGCAAGATCACGCCCCGCAGAATCACCGGAGCGACGGCGGCGCAGCAGCGCCAGCTGAAGCGTGCCATCCGCCGTGCGCGGAACATGGGGCTCGTGCCCTGA
- a CDS encoding single-stranded DNA-binding protein: MADMNRVFLAGNLTRDPEVRYTPSGTAVSDLGLAVNEQYRTRSGETEERTVFVDITVWGRQAETSGEYLSKGSPVLIEGRLQLDQWENRQGEKRSKLKVRADRVQFLGRPRNARYEDAPQDGGRQSRGENPQAQQQEEDDDIPF, translated from the coding sequence ATGGCGGATATGAATCGTGTTTTTCTGGCGGGGAACCTTACCCGCGATCCCGAAGTGCGCTATACGCCGTCGGGGACGGCGGTCTCGGATCTCGGCCTGGCCGTCAACGAGCAGTACCGCACGCGCAGCGGCGAGACCGAGGAGCGCACGGTCTTTGTAGATATCACCGTGTGGGGGCGCCAGGCGGAAACGTCGGGCGAATACCTGTCCAAGGGATCGCCGGTGCTGATCGAGGGCCGTCTGCAGCTCGATCAGTGGGAAAACCGGCAGGGCGAGAAGCGGAGCAAGCTCAAGGTGCGGGCGGATCGGGTGCAGTTTCTCGGAAGACCGCGAAACGCCCGTTACGAAGATGCCCCCCAGGACGGCGGACGGCAGTCGCGGGGTGAAAACCCGCAGGCGCAGCAGCAGGAAGAAGACGACGATATTCCGTTCTGA
- the rpsF gene encoding 30S ribosomal protein S6, whose product MRVYEGLFIFPESLGEDELNEAVEKVKSEVGRVGGEVENTARMGRRPFARPQGKHTAGHYVIMNLKLDEQRMDDLKKRIKLGTEVLRSQFTRVEDRAAAGREA is encoded by the coding sequence GTGAGAGTATACGAAGGTTTATTTATATTTCCCGAATCGCTCGGCGAGGATGAGCTGAACGAGGCCGTCGAAAAGGTCAAAAGCGAGGTGGGCCGCGTCGGCGGCGAGGTGGAGAATACCGCCCGCATGGGCCGTCGCCCGTTCGCCCGTCCGCAGGGCAAGCATACGGCCGGCCACTACGTGATCATGAATCTCAAACTCGACGAGCAGCGGATGGATGACTTGAAAAAACGGATCAAACTCGGTACAGAGGTCCTTCGCTCCCAGTTCACCAGAGTCGAAGACCGGGCCGCAGCCGGCCGGGAGGCCTGA
- the pth gene encoding aminoacyl-tRNA hydrolase, whose protein sequence is MKAVIGLGNPGPRYSGTRHNAGFEVLDELAQRLGVAFRRKWRLKSDLAEAPGFDQPVWLVKPRTLMNRSGEAATAVLRRSPAEMQDLLLVYDDLALDLGRIRVRPGGSAGGHNGVRSVAAALGAQDVPRLRIGVGPRPPGADQVAYVLGRFTPDEREVMNEVRGRAADAVEAVLRDGVEAAMNAHNGRE, encoded by the coding sequence ATGAAGGCCGTGATCGGACTGGGAAATCCCGGACCGCGCTACTCGGGCACGCGGCATAATGCCGGGTTCGAAGTGCTCGATGAGCTGGCGCAACGATTAGGGGTCGCCTTCCGGCGGAAGTGGCGGTTGAAATCCGACCTGGCCGAAGCGCCCGGATTCGACCAGCCGGTGTGGCTGGTGAAGCCGCGCACGCTGATGAACCGCAGCGGAGAGGCCGCGACGGCGGTCCTGCGCAGGAGTCCGGCGGAGATGCAGGATCTGCTTCTGGTCTACGACGACCTCGCGCTGGACCTGGGCCGGATCCGGGTGCGGCCGGGAGGCTCGGCCGGGGGGCACAACGGGGTTCGCTCGGTCGCGGCGGCCCTGGGCGCGCAGGACGTGCCGCGGCTCCGGATCGGGGTCGGCCCGCGACCGCCGGGGGCGGATCAGGTGGCCTACGTGCTGGGGCGGTTCACGCCGGATGAGCGCGAGGTGATGAACGAGGTGCGGGGCCGCGCCGCGGACGCCGTGGAGGCGGTGCTGCGCGACGGGGTTGAAGCGGCGATGAACGCGCACAACGGAAGGGAATGA
- a CDS encoding 50S ribosomal protein L25, which yields MTEEILLQAVTRTETGTRPCRRMRRSGQLPAVCYRESGESQSLALQERAVQRMLRSHASENMVLQLSIDESGPIQAFLKDVQHEPLGEGLVHVDLQEISANQKLRVAIPVHLTGEPAGAVEGGVLEHLHGQIEVECLPADIVDMFEVDVSALNIGDSLSIADVPMDKSKYDLLDDPEIAIAHVSAPRTEEEEMAEEEEALEGEEGEAGEEGAEGEAGEGEEPSEG from the coding sequence ATGACGGAAGAGATACTGCTTCAGGCAGTGACCCGAACGGAGACGGGAACGCGACCGTGCCGCCGGATGCGGCGCTCGGGGCAGCTGCCGGCCGTGTGCTACCGGGAAAGCGGTGAGAGCCAGAGCCTGGCGCTCCAGGAACGGGCGGTTCAGCGCATGCTCCGGAGCCACGCCAGTGAGAACATGGTGCTGCAGCTCAGCATCGACGAGTCCGGGCCGATCCAGGCCTTTCTGAAGGATGTGCAGCACGAGCCGCTCGGGGAGGGGCTGGTTCATGTCGATCTGCAGGAGATTTCGGCCAATCAGAAACTTCGCGTCGCCATTCCCGTGCACCTCACCGGCGAGCCCGCCGGGGCCGTGGAAGGCGGGGTGCTCGAGCATCTGCACGGACAGATCGAGGTCGAATGTCTGCCCGCGGATATTGTGGATATGTTCGAGGTCGATGTAAGCGCCCTGAACATCGGCGATTCGCTTTCAATCGCGGATGTCCCGATGGATAAGAGCAAATACGATCTGCTGGACGATCCCGAGATCGCCATCGCCCACGTCAGTGCCCCGCGGACGGAAGAAGAAGAGATGGCTGAAGAGGAAGAGGCCCTTGAGGGCGAAGAAGGCGAAGCGGGCGAGGAAGGCGCCGAAGGCGAAGCCGGGGAGGGCGAAGAGCCCTCTGAGGGCTGA
- a CDS encoding ribose-phosphate diphosphokinase, with amino-acid sequence MKILAGTAHRDLAERIAGDAGAELGHVEISRFPDGEVFVKIKDNVRGADLFIIQPLSYPPNESLMELLIMIDAAKRASANRITAVLPFYGYARQDRKDQPRVPITAKLVANLLVAAGANRLLTVDLHAQQIQGFFDIPVDHLYASPIIVRHLRAKRNLKNLVVVSPDPGGLKMAYGYARQLEAGLALIGKQRKSSSDVESAYLVGEVQDCDTLIVDDIVSTAGTLSGAAQLLKDSGARSIRAAVTHSLLCEKGVERIRASAIEELITTDSVPQRIQNDGFDLTILSLSELLAEAICRIHKQQSVSCLFRVEE; translated from the coding sequence ATGAAGATACTGGCGGGTACGGCGCACAGAGATCTGGCGGAACGCATCGCGGGCGATGCGGGCGCGGAGCTGGGTCATGTGGAGATCAGCCGCTTTCCGGACGGCGAGGTCTTTGTCAAGATCAAGGACAACGTCCGCGGCGCCGACCTGTTTATCATCCAGCCGCTGAGTTATCCGCCGAACGAGAGCCTGATGGAGCTGCTGATCATGATCGACGCCGCCAAGCGCGCGTCGGCCAATCGGATCACCGCAGTCCTTCCGTTCTACGGCTATGCGCGGCAGGACCGCAAGGACCAGCCCCGGGTGCCGATCACGGCCAAGCTGGTCGCCAATCTGCTGGTGGCCGCGGGCGCAAACCGGTTGCTGACGGTCGATCTTCACGCGCAGCAGATCCAGGGGTTCTTCGATATACCCGTGGATCATCTGTACGCCTCGCCGATCATCGTGCGCCACCTGCGGGCGAAGCGCAATTTGAAGAACCTGGTCGTGGTTTCGCCCGATCCCGGCGGGCTGAAGATGGCCTACGGCTATGCCCGCCAGCTCGAGGCCGGACTGGCGCTGATCGGCAAACAGCGCAAGAGTTCGAGCGACGTCGAGTCGGCCTATCTCGTCGGCGAAGTCCAGGACTGCGATACGTTGATCGTGGACGACATCGTGAGCACCGCGGGCACCCTGAGCGGGGCGGCGCAGCTGCTGAAGGATTCGGGCGCCCGCAGCATCCGGGCGGCGGTCACGCACTCGCTCCTCTGCGAGAAGGGTGTGGAGCGAATTCGCGCGTCGGCGATCGAGGAATTGATCACGACCGACAGCGTCCCGCAACGGATACAGAACGACGGATTCGACCTGACCATCCTGTCGCTGTCCGAACTGCTGGCCGAGGCGATCTGCAGGATTCACAAGCAGCAGTCCGTGTCCTGCCTGTTCCGCGTTGAGGAATAG
- a CDS encoding cupin domain-containing protein translates to MMRRVDRDASFWIRELGMERHPEGGWFVRTYESCIRIDESALPEGFEGGRPAASSIYYLLGPGDYSAFHRLRGEELWQHRAGGALCLHRIDADGVYAPVRLGSGPESGSERQAVVPPGTWMAAECLEPSSCALVSCTVTPGFEYADFELADPESLAARFPAHAERIRRLGGRSPGSS, encoded by the coding sequence ATGATGAGGCGCGTGGACCGTGACGCGTCATTCTGGATCCGGGAACTCGGCATGGAACGCCACCCGGAGGGCGGCTGGTTCGTGCGCACCTATGAATCGTGCATACGGATCGATGAGTCGGCGCTGCCTGAAGGGTTCGAGGGCGGACGGCCGGCGGCCTCGTCGATCTATTACCTTCTGGGACCGGGGGACTATTCGGCGTTTCACCGGCTGCGCGGGGAAGAGCTATGGCAGCACCGGGCCGGAGGGGCGCTGTGTCTGCACCGGATCGATGCCGACGGCGTCTACGCCCCGGTCCGGCTCGGGTCCGGCCCGGAAAGCGGAAGCGAACGCCAGGCCGTGGTTCCCCCCGGCACCTGGATGGCCGCCGAGTGCCTCGAGCCCTCGTCCTGTGCGCTCGTGAGCTGCACGGTCACCCCGGGATTCGAATACGCGGATTTCGAGCTGGCCGACCCCGAGTCGCTGGCCGCGCGATTTCCGGCGCATGCGGAACGGATTCGAAGGCTGGGGGGCCGGAGCCCTGGCAGCAGCTGA
- a CDS encoding metallophosphoesterase, with amino-acid sequence MIDYEQLERRIGRVHLERRLNRQSLHVSEVFGPGRTRFHLERMRRLHAVIRGTLKAAGMYRRGLRNTLDVRVRRQRVLLPSLPEAFDGFTVLHLSDLHLDAHPPVTDVLIGKIRALDYDHAVVTGDFRESTFESFDRAVELTLRLKSALPGPVHAVLGNHDFIEMTDPLEEAGLRFLINEGVSIRRGDDMIYLAGVDDPHFYETENLDKALSGGIDAPVRILLAHSPELYRKAAAGNVDLYLCGHTHGGQICLPGGVAVAGNVRCPRAFRHGLWRFDEMQGYTSVGAGASSVPVRYNCPPEITLIRLERGQL; translated from the coding sequence GTGATCGACTACGAACAACTGGAGCGGCGGATCGGCAGGGTCCACCTGGAACGGCGCCTCAACCGCCAGAGCCTGCATGTCTCGGAAGTCTTTGGTCCCGGACGCACCCGGTTCCATCTCGAACGGATGCGACGCCTGCACGCCGTAATTCGCGGAACGCTCAAGGCCGCCGGGATGTATCGACGCGGCCTGCGCAATACCCTGGATGTCCGGGTCCGCCGGCAACGGGTCCTCCTGCCCTCCCTGCCCGAAGCGTTCGACGGCTTCACCGTTCTTCATCTCAGCGATCTGCATCTCGATGCACACCCTCCCGTGACCGACGTGCTGATCGGGAAGATCCGCGCACTCGACTACGATCACGCCGTGGTGACGGGGGACTTCCGGGAGAGCACCTTCGAATCGTTCGACCGCGCCGTCGAACTCACGCTGCGCCTGAAATCCGCGCTGCCGGGGCCGGTGCACGCCGTGCTCGGCAATCATGACTTTATCGAGATGACCGATCCTCTTGAAGAAGCGGGGCTGCGGTTCCTGATCAACGAGGGCGTCTCCATCCGGCGCGGCGACGACATGATCTACCTGGCGGGTGTCGACGATCCCCATTTCTACGAGACCGAAAACCTCGACAAGGCGCTCTCCGGGGGCATCGACGCGCCCGTGCGCATCCTCCTCGCACATTCGCCCGAACTCTACCGCAAAGCGGCCGCCGGGAACGTGGATCTCTACCTCTGCGGACACACCCACGGAGGCCAGATCTGTCTCCCCGGCGGCGTGGCCGTCGCCGGCAACGTCCGCTGTCCGCGCGCATTCCGCCACGGACTCTGGCGCTTCGACGAAATGCAGGGCTACACCTCCGTCGGCGCCGGCGCCTCGTCCGTACCCGTGCGCTATAACTGCCCTCCGGAGATCACGCTGATCCGGCTGGAACGAGGACAACTCTGA
- the ruvC gene encoding crossover junction endodeoxyribonuclease RuvC translates to MRDAVRVLGVDTSLRSTGYGVLEGTRSRARALTWGVIRNRRDCSRTRCLAHLASGIGACLDEYLPLETAIEGVFFCRNARTSLILGEARGAVLTTCAQRDVEVFEYAPRRVKEAVVGNGSARKEQIELMIRRLTGIQEKLPSDAADALAIAWCHLASATGPEALRGKGRV, encoded by the coding sequence ATGCGTGACGCCGTCAGAGTGCTGGGCGTGGACACCTCGCTCCGGTCGACGGGATACGGAGTACTGGAGGGCACGCGCAGCCGTGCCCGCGCCTTGACCTGGGGCGTGATCCGCAACCGCCGCGATTGCAGCCGCACCCGCTGCTTGGCGCACCTGGCCTCCGGGATCGGGGCGTGCCTGGACGAATACCTGCCCCTGGAGACGGCGATCGAAGGGGTTTTCTTCTGCCGCAATGCGCGCACGTCGCTCATCCTGGGAGAGGCCCGGGGCGCGGTACTCACCACATGCGCGCAGCGCGACGTCGAGGTCTTCGAATACGCACCCCGGCGTGTCAAGGAGGCCGTCGTCGGCAACGGCAGCGCGCGCAAGGAACAGATCGAACTCATGATTCGCCGGCTCACGGGGATCCAGGAAAAACTCCCCTCCGACGCCGCCGACGCCCTCGCGATCGCCTGGTGCCACCTCGCCTCCGCCACCGGTCCGGAGGCGCTGAGGGGAAAGGGGAGGGTGTGA
- a CDS encoding YebC/PmpR family DNA-binding transcriptional regulator, producing MAGHSKWANIKHKKGRADAARGKLFSKLAKDITVAAREGGGDADMNITLRTCIQKAREANMPADNIDRAVKKGTGELGGAALEETLYEGYAQGGVGLLVHVLTDNRNRSASEVRSTFTRNGGNLAESGAVSHMFQRKGQILVDGGDVEEDRLMNIVLEAGAEDMKREGDQFEIITDPVDFSTVCEALEQQGVRPDTASVTMLPDVPLKIDDREQAAGLIRFVEELEDLDDVQNVYGAFDIDDDVLEALSEQDA from the coding sequence ATGGCCGGACACAGTAAATGGGCGAATATCAAGCATAAGAAGGGGCGCGCCGACGCCGCCCGTGGAAAACTGTTCAGCAAACTGGCAAAGGATATTACCGTGGCCGCGCGCGAAGGCGGCGGCGATGCCGATATGAATATTACGCTGCGCACCTGTATCCAGAAGGCGCGCGAGGCGAATATGCCGGCGGACAACATCGATCGCGCCGTGAAGAAGGGTACCGGGGAACTCGGCGGGGCAGCCCTGGAAGAGACCCTGTACGAAGGCTACGCGCAGGGCGGGGTGGGCCTGCTGGTGCACGTGCTGACGGATAATCGCAACCGTTCCGCCTCCGAAGTCCGCAGCACCTTCACGCGCAATGGCGGCAATCTGGCCGAATCGGGCGCCGTAAGCCACATGTTCCAGCGCAAGGGACAGATTTTGGTCGACGGCGGGGACGTCGAGGAGGACCGCCTCATGAATATCGTGCTCGAGGCGGGGGCCGAGGATATGAAACGCGAAGGCGACCAGTTCGAGATCATCACCGATCCCGTCGACTTCAGCACCGTCTGCGAAGCGCTCGAACAGCAGGGGGTCCGCCCGGACACCGCCTCCGTGACCATGCTCCCGGACGTGCCGCTGAAGATCGACGACAGGGAACAGGCCGCCGGACTGATCCGCTTTGTCGAGGAACTGGAAGATCTGGACGACGTCCAGAACGTGTACGGGGCCTTCGACATCGACGACGACGTGCTCGAAGCGCTGAGCGAACAGGATGCGTGA
- a CDS encoding lysophospholipid acyltransferase family protein, whose amino-acid sequence MNGLRQRTEYLGVRATLNLVALMPEPLTRVLFRGLALGYFLVGRRRRRLTLTNLRAALPELPARRRLRLALGTYLHVSEVALHSARMLCRLWTEAELDAQVDDDAAQRLLALEAEHEKGLMIVSAHLGDWEFMGRCLARTLRRPKHLVARRSDNRLIEEDVVRRLRGVFNTGIIYKKGAGTAMVRALLRGEHVGILIDQKLSRKQGGIETDFFGRPALAVSAPAALALRYDIPVVPVFLFRTGRNRYRLEVDGPVDPPAEGQPERERIADLTQRLQKIIEEKVREHPEQWFWMHDRWRPSKKTKRAQENVG is encoded by the coding sequence ATGAATGGGTTAAGGCAACGAACTGAATACCTGGGGGTCCGGGCGACCCTGAACCTCGTGGCCCTGATGCCGGAACCGCTCACGCGCGTGCTGTTCAGGGGTCTCGCGCTGGGCTACTTTCTGGTCGGCCGACGCCGGCGCCGGCTGACGCTGACGAACCTGCGCGCCGCCCTTCCCGAGCTTCCCGCCCGCCGGAGGCTGCGGCTGGCGCTGGGCACATATCTTCACGTCAGCGAAGTGGCGCTGCACAGCGCGCGGATGCTCTGCCGCCTCTGGACGGAGGCGGAGCTTGACGCGCAGGTGGACGACGACGCGGCGCAGCGGCTGCTCGCGCTCGAAGCGGAGCATGAAAAGGGGCTGATGATTGTCAGCGCGCATCTCGGCGACTGGGAGTTCATGGGCCGTTGCCTTGCGCGTACTCTGCGGCGCCCGAAGCATCTCGTCGCGCGCAGGAGCGATAACCGTCTGATCGAGGAAGACGTCGTGCGCCGTTTGCGCGGGGTATTCAACACCGGCATCATCTATAAGAAAGGCGCCGGGACGGCCATGGTCCGGGCCCTGCTCCGCGGCGAGCATGTCGGCATCCTGATCGACCAGAAACTCAGCCGCAAACAGGGCGGCATCGAGACCGATTTTTTCGGCCGCCCGGCCCTGGCGGTCAGCGCGCCGGCGGCGCTCGCCCTCCGGTACGACATTCCCGTCGTCCCGGTCTTCCTCTTCCGTACCGGCCGCAACCGCTACAGGCTCGAGGTCGACGGTCCGGTCGACCCGCCCGCCGAAGGACAACCCGAACGCGAACGCATCGCCGATTTGACACAACGCCTGCAAAAGATTATCGAAGAGAAGGTTAGAGAGCATCCCGAACAGTGGTTCTGGATGCATGACCGCTGGCGGCCGTCGAAGAAAACAAAGAGGGCGCAAGAGAATGTCGGATGA
- a CDS encoding ELM1/GtrOC1 family putative glycosyltransferase has product MKTGCARKRQDDSEIRPYPWVPSRTSPHGFLMQAKALVISDGKPGHVNQAHALCRHLELQPDTIEVAHRHRFARAATYVLDRLGVKSTLPFTMQADGRRFDLLQLRQRRHETALVVSAGSATYYPNKVIAAASRRPNVAILNPGGYRLDFDRVLVPEYDRQPAAGPVVPLPINLCDTDPAYYRDRREEFLERHLPRKRGVGLIIGGPNHAFDMNPADIRSYVERIFDLTPEHEHWVTTSRRTPPEVEAVIDRFSFDFKLIYSREPYNPIPAFIALCDTLCVTDDSASMLSECASFGDARLEILPNRPLKSPNKFERLVEGLRRRRAAHVFDGSLGDEREKIDLGPILREAINPILKKW; this is encoded by the coding sequence ATGAAGACAGGATGCGCGCGGAAGCGGCAGGACGATTCGGAGATCCGTCCCTACCCCTGGGTACCGTCACGGACATCGCCACACGGGTTTCTCATGCAGGCTAAGGCACTGGTGATCAGCGACGGCAAGCCGGGACATGTGAACCAGGCGCATGCCCTCTGCCGTCACCTCGAACTCCAGCCCGACACCATAGAGGTCGCCCACCGTCATCGGTTCGCGCGCGCTGCCACGTATGTGCTGGATCGTCTCGGCGTCAAATCGACCCTCCCCTTCACGATGCAGGCTGACGGACGGCGGTTTGATCTCCTGCAGTTGCGGCAGCGACGACATGAAACGGCGCTCGTCGTCTCCGCCGGCTCCGCGACCTACTACCCGAACAAGGTGATTGCCGCGGCCAGCCGGCGTCCGAACGTGGCCATCCTGAATCCCGGGGGGTACCGGCTCGATTTCGACCGCGTGCTCGTTCCCGAATATGACCGGCAGCCCGCGGCCGGGCCTGTCGTCCCCCTGCCCATCAACCTCTGCGACACCGACCCCGCCTATTACCGCGACCGGCGCGAGGAATTCCTTGAACGCCATCTGCCGCGGAAACGCGGAGTGGGCCTCATTATCGGGGGACCCAACCACGCCTTTGACATGAACCCCGCCGATATCAGGAGCTACGTGGAACGGATCTTCGACCTCACCCCGGAGCACGAGCACTGGGTCACCACCTCGCGCCGCACCCCTCCGGAGGTCGAGGCGGTGATCGACCGGTTTTCCTTTGACTTCAAACTCATCTACAGCCGCGAACCCTACAACCCCATTCCGGCCTTCATCGCCCTCTGCGACACGTTATGCGTGACCGATGACTCGGCGTCCATGCTGAGCGAGTGCGCCTCGTTCGGGGATGCACGGCTCGAGATACTCCCCAACCGTCCACTCAAAAGTCCCAACAAGTTCGAGCGGCTGGTCGAAGGGCTTCGCCGCCGCCGCGCGGCCCAC